One stretch of Nocardia mangyaensis DNA includes these proteins:
- a CDS encoding sugar porter family MFS transporter — protein sequence MTDSTGAAERVLASPVTEPPPDDNSPERMAIRARIKKFVLTVVIIAALGGALFGYDTGVISGVLVYLTPDFGLSQTQVGILTSSLLIGAAVGSIGGGWMADRWGRRATLLFAGVLFFVGALAQALSPDVGIMIITRLLLGVAVGTASLVVPMYVSEIAPPTYRGRLVSMNSLMIASGQLLAYIVNAALSPTGNWRLMLAMAAIPAAALVIGMYFMPDSPRWYLKKGRDDEARKVLEQSYYPEHVEPTITDIEHSEAADEAVKAKLRDQLRKPKVRALFWTGVGLALIQQFVGVNTVIYYAPSTLKSAGMGDSAAVTSSIGIGIGAVVGVIIGMTLIDRIGRRPLMFVGLSVMVVALIGMGLVERLTQNATTGYILLASMIVYVCSFQVGVGVPTWLLLSEIFPAPIRATAMSICTFLIWMGNFVVSLVFPPLGELWGASTMFFFFAVVSAFSLYFCFRRVPETKGVTLDQITAAAES from the coding sequence ATGACCGATTCCACGGGTGCGGCGGAACGGGTTCTGGCATCCCCGGTGACCGAACCGCCACCGGATGACAATTCCCCCGAGCGGATGGCGATCCGGGCCAGGATCAAGAAATTCGTGCTCACCGTCGTCATCATCGCCGCCCTCGGCGGCGCGCTGTTCGGCTACGACACCGGCGTCATTTCCGGCGTCCTGGTCTATCTCACGCCCGATTTCGGGCTGAGCCAGACCCAGGTCGGCATTCTCACCAGTTCGCTGCTCATCGGCGCCGCGGTCGGCTCGATCGGCGGCGGCTGGATGGCCGACCGGTGGGGCAGGCGCGCGACCCTGCTGTTCGCTGGCGTGTTGTTCTTCGTCGGCGCGCTCGCGCAGGCGCTGTCCCCCGACGTGGGGATCATGATCATCACCCGATTGCTGCTCGGTGTCGCGGTCGGCACCGCCTCGCTGGTGGTCCCGATGTACGTCTCCGAGATCGCTCCGCCCACCTATCGCGGGCGGCTGGTGTCGATGAACAGCCTGATGATCGCCAGCGGCCAGCTGCTCGCCTACATCGTCAATGCCGCGCTCTCGCCGACCGGGAACTGGCGGCTGATGCTGGCGATGGCGGCGATTCCGGCGGCGGCCCTGGTGATCGGCATGTATTTCATGCCGGATTCGCCGCGGTGGTACCTGAAGAAGGGCCGTGACGACGAGGCGCGGAAGGTGCTCGAACAGTCCTATTACCCCGAGCACGTCGAGCCGACGATCACCGATATCGAGCACAGCGAAGCGGCCGATGAGGCGGTCAAGGCCAAGTTGCGTGACCAGCTCCGGAAGCCGAAAGTCCGCGCGCTGTTCTGGACCGGAGTCGGATTGGCGTTGATCCAGCAATTCGTCGGTGTCAACACCGTCATCTATTACGCGCCGTCGACCTTGAAATCGGCGGGAATGGGCGACAGCGCGGCGGTCACCTCGTCGATCGGCATCGGCATCGGCGCGGTGGTCGGGGTGATCATCGGGATGACGCTGATCGATCGCATCGGCCGGCGGCCGCTGATGTTCGTCGGCCTGTCGGTCATGGTCGTCGCGCTGATCGGGATGGGGTTGGTCGAGCGGCTGACCCAGAACGCCACCACCGGCTACATCCTGCTGGCGTCGATGATCGTCTACGTGTGCTCGTTCCAGGTCGGCGTCGGCGTGCCGACCTGGCTGCTGCTCTCGGAGATCTTCCCCGCGCCGATCAGGGCCACCGCGATGAGCATCTGCACCTTCCTCATCTGGATGGGCAATTTCGTCGTCTCGCTGGTGTTCCCGCCGCTGGGCGAATTGTGGGGCGCCTCGACGATGTTCTTCTTCTTCGCCGTGGTCTCGGCGTTCTCGCTGTACTTCTGCTTCCGGCGGGTGCCCGAGACCAAGGGGGTGACGCTGGATCAGATCACCGCGGCGGCGGAGAGCTGA
- a CDS encoding SDR family oxidoreductase, whose translation MTSSHPLAGRTMIMSGGSRGIGLAIAVAAAKQGANIVLLAKTDVPDPRLPGTIHTAAAEIEAAGGQALAVVGDVRDEASVADAVAQAVERFGGIDYCVNNASAIALASTEELPIKRFDLMQQIQLRGTYLLSSACLPHLRKSENAHILSLSPPLNLDPKWLGSHPAYMLAKYGMSLLTLGWAAEYAEHGVAANCLWPQTLIATAAVQNLLGGDDAIAKARTPEIVADAAVAILTKDARTTTGNTFLDVDVLAAEGITDLSGYGGSGELEYDIFVDPPQN comes from the coding sequence ATGACCTCTTCCCACCCGCTCGCCGGGCGCACGATGATCATGTCCGGTGGCAGCCGAGGCATCGGGCTGGCCATCGCCGTCGCCGCCGCGAAGCAGGGCGCCAACATCGTGCTGCTGGCCAAAACCGACGTGCCGGACCCCCGCCTGCCGGGCACCATCCACACCGCGGCCGCCGAGATCGAGGCCGCCGGCGGCCAAGCGCTGGCCGTGGTGGGCGACGTGCGCGACGAGGCCTCGGTGGCCGACGCGGTCGCCCAGGCGGTCGAGCGCTTCGGCGGGATCGACTACTGCGTCAACAACGCCTCGGCCATCGCGCTGGCCTCCACCGAGGAACTGCCGATCAAGCGCTTCGACTTGATGCAGCAGATCCAGCTGCGCGGCACCTACCTGCTCTCCAGCGCCTGCCTGCCGCACCTGCGCAAGAGCGAGAACGCGCACATCCTGAGCCTGTCGCCGCCGCTGAACCTCGATCCCAAGTGGCTCGGCTCGCACCCGGCCTACATGCTCGCCAAGTACGGTATGTCACTGTTGACGCTGGGCTGGGCCGCCGAGTACGCCGAGCACGGCGTCGCTGCGAACTGCCTGTGGCCGCAGACCTTGATCGCCACCGCCGCGGTGCAGAACCTGCTCGGCGGCGACGACGCCATCGCCAAGGCGCGCACACCGGAGATCGTGGCCGACGCGGCCGTGGCGATCCTGACCAAGGACGCCCGCACCACCACCGGCAACACCTTCCTCGATGTCGACGTGCTCGCGGCCGAGGGCATCACCGATCTGTCCGGCTACGGCGGCTCGGGCGAACTCGAGTACGACATCTTCGTCGACCCGCCGCAGAACTGA
- a CDS encoding PaaX domain-containing protein, C- domain protein: protein MKSAVTGLDADIRPVSARSALIRILIAADSPTMTAREICAATTAVGYPEATVRVAVSRMVAAGDLLRERRAYTLTPSLRARRTELAAPPTVAWNGDWEQVLVTATGRPAADRAALRTTLLSLRLAELREGVWMRPANLERGWPSGLDDTYRLRTHPVDDAVALTRRLWPLDEWAARARTLLDAIDNPDPTAKFTAVCAGLDHLTTDPVLPAELRPAGWPTDLLRTTTTAYLTWFQGLGPQVG, encoded by the coding sequence GTGAAATCCGCTGTGACCGGCCTCGACGCGGACATCCGTCCGGTGTCGGCCCGCTCGGCGCTGATCCGCATCCTCATCGCGGCCGATTCCCCGACCATGACCGCGCGCGAGATCTGCGCGGCCACCACCGCCGTCGGCTACCCCGAGGCCACGGTCCGGGTGGCGGTCTCCCGCATGGTCGCCGCCGGTGATCTGCTGCGCGAACGCCGTGCCTATACCCTCACGCCCAGCCTGCGTGCGCGGCGCACCGAACTCGCCGCCCCACCCACTGTGGCATGGAACGGTGACTGGGAGCAGGTGCTCGTCACCGCCACCGGCCGGCCCGCGGCCGATCGCGCGGCCCTGCGCACCACGCTGCTCTCGCTGCGTCTGGCCGAACTCCGCGAGGGCGTCTGGATGCGCCCGGCCAATCTCGAACGCGGCTGGCCGAGCGGTCTCGACGACACCTACCGGTTGCGCACCCACCCCGTCGACGACGCCGTGGCGCTCACCCGCCGCCTCTGGCCGCTCGACGAGTGGGCCGCCCGCGCCCGCACCCTGCTCGACGCCATCGACAATCCCGACCCCACCGCCAAGTTCACGGCGGTCTGCGCCGGACTCGACCACCTCACCACCGACCCGGTCCTGCCCGCCGAACTCCGGCCCGCCGGCTGGCCCACCGACCTCCTGCGCACCACGACCACCGCCTACCTCACCTGGTTCCAGGGCCTCGGGCCGCAGGTCGGATAG
- a CDS encoding N(5)-(carboxyethyl)ornithine synthase produces the protein MKDLTVGVVATSRKENEYRLAVHPAHLDRIDPGLRGRIFLEHGYGERFGYTDEILAPLVAGHRTREELFAECDVLLLAKPMAEDLEQMRPGTIVWGWPHCVQDARITQLAVDRELTLIAWEAMNHWTSSGAFSVHVFHKNNELAGYCSVLQALQLRGVTGDYGRRMRAAVISFGATARGAVRALSALGISDVTVLTQRSVSAVASPFASVRMQHFQRDPADPGRTLALKAPEPGPLAEVLATYDVIVNCMFQDTEEPLTFVTNDDLGLFTRGTLFVDVSCDEGMGFEWSRPTSFTDPMFTVGDDLHYYGVDHSPSYLWNSATWENSEALLEYLPIVLSGPEAWDGDETIRRAIEIRAGRIQNPRILSFQGRVAEYPYAVA, from the coding sequence GTGAAAGACCTGACCGTCGGCGTCGTCGCGACCTCCCGCAAGGAAAACGAATACCGGTTGGCCGTCCACCCGGCCCATCTGGACCGCATCGACCCCGGACTGCGTGGGCGGATCTTCCTCGAACACGGCTACGGCGAACGCTTCGGCTACACCGACGAGATTCTGGCCCCGCTGGTCGCCGGGCATCGCACCCGCGAAGAACTGTTCGCCGAATGCGATGTGCTGCTGCTGGCCAAGCCGATGGCCGAAGACCTCGAACAGATGCGCCCCGGCACGATCGTGTGGGGCTGGCCGCACTGCGTGCAGGATGCGCGGATCACCCAGCTCGCCGTCGACCGCGAGCTCACCCTGATCGCCTGGGAGGCGATGAATCACTGGACCAGCTCCGGCGCCTTCAGTGTGCACGTCTTCCACAAGAACAACGAACTCGCCGGATACTGCTCGGTGCTGCAAGCGCTCCAATTACGCGGTGTCACCGGGGATTACGGTCGACGCATGCGCGCCGCGGTGATCAGTTTCGGCGCCACCGCGCGGGGCGCGGTGCGCGCGCTGTCGGCGCTCGGGATCAGCGACGTGACCGTGCTGACCCAGCGCAGCGTCTCGGCGGTCGCCTCGCCGTTCGCCTCGGTCCGGATGCAGCACTTTCAGCGCGATCCGGCCGATCCCGGCCGCACCCTGGCGCTGAAGGCCCCCGAACCGGGACCGCTGGCCGAGGTGCTGGCCACCTACGACGTGATCGTGAACTGCATGTTCCAGGACACCGAGGAGCCGTTGACCTTCGTCACCAACGACGACCTCGGCTTGTTCACGCGCGGAACGCTTTTCGTCGACGTGTCCTGCGACGAGGGGATGGGCTTCGAATGGTCGCGGCCGACCTCGTTCACCGACCCGATGTTCACCGTCGGCGACGACCTGCACTACTACGGCGTCGACCACAGCCCGTCGTATCTGTGGAACTCCGCCACCTGGGAGAACTCCGAGGCGCTGCTGGAGTACCTGCCGATCGTGCTGAGTGGTCCTGAGGCCTGGGACGGTGACGAGACGATTCGTCGCGCCATCGAGATCCGCGCGGGGCGGATCCAGAATCCGCGCATCCTGTCCTTCCAGGGGCGCGTTGCCGAATACCCGTACGCGGTCGCCTAG
- a CDS encoding TetR family transcriptional regulator, with the protein MDVSEQRQLGSRVREARTAAGLSLRETARRIGVSPATLSAVENGRTGASVARLKTLAAELGTTAPWLIGEPDLTRELAPSPHATTSHATEPGAITTGSTAPRATAPGATASRETASGHGADPSPTWREFPTLDIDPVLAAAIASFVETGYHGATMRSVAQRAGMSVPGVYHHYRDKQELLVRALDLTMDELHQRVRAARRDAATGRDRVIRTVEALALFHTHRRELAFIGASEMRSLEPSNRRRITHSRNEIQYLLDADIDAALTEARLPTDHARAAGRAIATMCTALPQWFRLDGPASPEQIATEYADFALGLLGIR; encoded by the coding sequence ATGGATGTGTCGGAACAGCGACAGCTGGGGTCGCGGGTGCGGGAAGCGCGGACGGCGGCGGGTCTGTCGCTGCGGGAGACGGCCCGACGGATCGGCGTCAGCCCCGCCACGCTCAGCGCCGTGGAGAACGGCCGGACCGGGGCGTCCGTCGCCCGCCTCAAGACCCTGGCCGCCGAACTCGGCACCACGGCGCCCTGGCTGATCGGCGAGCCGGACCTCACCCGGGAACTCGCGCCCAGCCCGCACGCGACCACCTCCCACGCCACCGAGCCCGGCGCGATCACCACCGGCTCCACCGCCCCCAGGGCAACCGCCCCTGGCGCGACCGCGTCCCGCGAGACAGCCTCTGGTCATGGGGCCGACCCATCACCGACGTGGCGGGAATTTCCCACGCTCGACATCGACCCCGTCCTCGCCGCCGCCATCGCCTCGTTCGTCGAGACCGGCTATCACGGCGCCACCATGCGTTCCGTCGCCCAGCGCGCGGGCATGAGCGTGCCGGGCGTCTACCACCACTACCGCGACAAGCAGGAACTGCTGGTCCGAGCGCTCGACCTGACCATGGACGAACTGCACCAGCGCGTGCGCGCGGCCCGCCGCGACGCCGCGACCGGCCGCGACCGGGTGATCCGCACGGTCGAAGCGCTCGCACTGTTCCACACCCACCGCCGCGAACTCGCCTTCATCGGAGCGAGTGAGATGCGCAGCCTCGAACCCTCGAACCGACGCCGGATCACTCACTCGCGCAACGAGATCCAGTACCTGCTCGACGCCGACATCGATGCCGCCCTCACCGAGGCGCGGCTACCGACCGACCACGCCCGCGCGGCGGGCCGCGCGATCGCGACGATGTGTACCGCACTGCCGCAGTGGTTCCGGCTCGACGGCCCCGCCTCCCCCGAGCAGATCGCCACCGAGTACGCCGACTTCGCCCTCGGCCTGCTGGGCATTCGCTGA
- a CDS encoding acyl-CoA dehydrogenase family protein — MAIDLSHPAEVRELAERTRAFIREQVLPVEDQHDGNITAAGGEKLRVELQAAARDAGVFAPHAPVEYGGHGLGMSDRAPVFEEAGYSLFGPTALNIAAPDEGNVHMLAHIADPEQKQRFLEPLARGEVRSAFAMTEPAPGAGSDPSALTTRAVCAEGGWRISGHKWFITGADGAGFFIIMARTSGEPGERGGATMFLAPADSPGLRVGRHIDTTDKSMIGGHCEVFFEDLLVPESAVLGEVDRGFDYAQVRLGPARMTHVMRWLGAARRGHDVAVTHVAQRRGFGSRLGDLGMVQQMIADNEIDIAATRALLTRACWELDRGEPASNATSIAKTYAAEAIFRIVDRSTQMCGGLGVAADLPLARLAREVRPFRIYDGPSEVHRWAIAKRAVSAAKRAQRDAE; from the coding sequence GTGGCGATCGATCTGTCCCACCCCGCCGAGGTGCGGGAGCTGGCCGAGCGCACTCGCGCGTTCATTCGCGAACAGGTGCTTCCCGTCGAGGACCAGCACGACGGGAACATCACCGCCGCCGGTGGCGAGAAGCTGCGCGTCGAACTCCAGGCGGCCGCCCGTGACGCCGGTGTGTTCGCGCCGCACGCGCCGGTGGAATACGGTGGCCACGGACTCGGCATGTCCGATCGCGCCCCGGTCTTCGAGGAGGCGGGCTACTCCCTGTTCGGCCCCACGGCGCTGAACATCGCCGCCCCGGACGAGGGCAATGTGCACATGCTCGCCCACATCGCCGACCCGGAGCAGAAGCAGCGGTTCCTCGAACCGCTCGCCCGCGGCGAGGTGCGCTCGGCCTTCGCCATGACCGAACCGGCACCCGGAGCCGGCTCGGACCCCTCCGCGTTGACCACCCGCGCCGTGTGCGCCGAGGGCGGTTGGCGGATCAGTGGCCACAAATGGTTCATCACCGGCGCCGACGGCGCGGGATTCTTCATCATCATGGCCCGCACCTCCGGTGAGCCCGGCGAGCGTGGCGGCGCCACCATGTTCCTCGCGCCCGCCGACAGTCCCGGCCTGCGCGTCGGCCGCCACATCGACACCACGGACAAGTCGATGATCGGCGGCCACTGCGAGGTGTTCTTCGAGGATCTGCTCGTCCCGGAGTCGGCGGTGCTCGGCGAAGTCGACCGCGGCTTCGACTACGCCCAGGTGCGCCTGGGCCCCGCCCGGATGACCCATGTGATGCGCTGGCTCGGCGCCGCCCGCCGGGGCCACGATGTCGCGGTGACGCACGTCGCGCAGCGGCGCGGATTCGGTTCGCGGCTGGGCGATCTGGGCATGGTGCAGCAGATGATCGCCGACAACGAGATCGATATCGCGGCCACCCGCGCGCTGCTGACCCGCGCCTGCTGGGAACTCGATCGGGGCGAACCCGCCTCGAACGCCACCTCGATCGCGAAAACCTATGCCGCCGAGGCGATCTTCCGCATCGTCGACCGCAGTACCCAGATGTGCGGCGGGCTCGGCGTGGCCGCCGATCTGCCGTTGGCCCGGCTGGCGCGGGAGGTACGTCCGTTCCGGATCTACGACGGGCCCTCCGAGGTGCACCGGTGGGCCATCGCCAAGCGCGCGGTGAGCGCGGCCAAGCGAGCGCAGCGAGACGCCGAATGA
- a CDS encoding phosphotransferase family protein, translating to MSLPGMDIDALARFLREQGVEVHGDLRVELISGGRSNLTYVAADDGSRWVVRRPPVAGLTPSAHDMAREFTVTAALGESGVPVAKTIAFDATGSTLGAPMTVVEFVDGTVIRDQDDLAALNDDQVGATVDELVRVLARLHAVDPAAVGLAEFGRPHGFVARQVKLWASQWDRVKTRDLPDVATLHAALTEAVPRESAASIVHGDFRIDNTILDTADPSRVRAVVDWELSTLGDPLTDVALMCVYRSPVFDLVLGSRAAWTSDRMPTADALAQTYATAAGRDLGDWGFYLALANFKLGIIGEGITHRARQGSDAGAAAERAAEATPEFMAAGLRALKGDRT from the coding sequence ATGAGTCTGCCCGGCATGGACATCGACGCGCTGGCACGGTTCCTGCGCGAGCAGGGTGTCGAGGTGCACGGCGACCTGCGGGTCGAGCTGATCAGCGGCGGCCGGTCCAATCTCACCTATGTCGCCGCCGACGACGGCTCGCGCTGGGTGGTGCGGCGCCCGCCCGTCGCCGGCCTCACCCCGTCGGCGCACGACATGGCGCGCGAGTTCACCGTCACCGCCGCACTGGGAGAATCCGGTGTGCCGGTGGCGAAGACGATCGCCTTCGACGCGACGGGATCGACCCTCGGCGCGCCGATGACCGTCGTCGAGTTCGTCGACGGGACGGTGATCCGTGACCAGGACGACCTCGCCGCCTTGAATGACGACCAGGTGGGCGCCACCGTCGACGAGCTGGTCCGGGTGCTCGCCCGTCTGCACGCGGTCGACCCGGCGGCGGTCGGGCTGGCGGAGTTCGGGCGTCCGCACGGCTTCGTCGCCCGGCAGGTGAAACTGTGGGCGTCGCAATGGGATCGGGTGAAGACCCGTGACCTGCCCGATGTGGCCACCCTGCACGCGGCGTTGACCGAGGCGGTGCCGAGGGAATCGGCGGCCTCGATCGTGCACGGTGACTTCCGCATCGACAACACGATTCTCGACACCGCCGACCCGAGCCGGGTGCGTGCGGTGGTCGACTGGGAACTGTCCACCCTCGGCGACCCGCTCACCGACGTCGCGCTCATGTGCGTCTACCGGTCCCCGGTGTTCGACCTGGTGCTCGGTTCGCGTGCCGCCTGGACCAGTGATCGGATGCCGACCGCCGACGCCCTCGCACAGACCTACGCCACCGCAGCCGGTCGCGACCTCGGTGACTGGGGCTTCTATCTCGCGCTGGCCAATTTCAAACTCGGCATCATCGGTGAGGGCATCACGCACCGGGCCAGGCAGGGTTCCGATGCGGGCGCGGCCGCCGAACGCGCGGCCGAGGCGACGCCGGAGTTCATGGCAGCGGGCTTGCGCGCGTTGAAGGGAGATCGGACATGA
- a CDS encoding SDR family NAD(P)-dependent oxidoreductase, whose protein sequence is MTASRTALISGASRGIGLGIANRLAQRGYSLTITARDAARLDAVAVDLRAAGAPEVVTVAADMADEDGVGRVLGAHADRFASMSALVLNAGVGTAGTFAESSMRRFDKTFAVNVRAPVQLIQGALPLLRGGAAAEPERGAKVIALASIAGVYAEAGLSVYGAAKAALISLLDTLNAEESAHGVTATSIAPGYVDTEMSAWIHDRIPPDRMIAVNDVVEMVDSLLRLSARAVVPNIVMSRAGADAYRA, encoded by the coding sequence ATGACCGCATCCAGGACCGCGTTGATCAGCGGTGCGTCCCGTGGGATCGGCCTCGGCATCGCGAACCGACTCGCCCAGCGGGGATATTCGCTCACCATCACCGCCCGCGACGCGGCTCGCCTCGACGCGGTGGCGGTCGACCTGCGCGCCGCCGGTGCACCCGAGGTGGTCACGGTCGCCGCGGACATGGCGGACGAGGACGGTGTCGGCCGGGTGCTCGGCGCGCATGCCGACCGCTTCGCATCGATGTCGGCGCTGGTCCTCAACGCCGGTGTCGGTACCGCGGGCACGTTCGCGGAGTCCTCGATGCGGCGCTTCGACAAGACCTTCGCGGTGAACGTGCGCGCCCCGGTGCAGCTGATCCAGGGCGCGCTGCCCCTGCTGCGCGGCGGGGCCGCCGCCGAACCCGAGCGCGGGGCGAAGGTGATCGCCCTTGCTTCCATCGCCGGGGTGTACGCCGAAGCCGGACTCTCGGTCTACGGTGCCGCCAAGGCGGCCTTGATCTCGCTGCTGGACACGCTCAACGCGGAAGAGTCGGCGCACGGCGTCACCGCGACATCGATCGCGCCCGGCTATGTCGACACCGAGATGAGCGCCTGGATCCACGACCGGATTCCGCCCGATCGCATGATCGCGGTGAACGATGTGGTCGAGATGGTGGATTCGTTGCTCCGGCTGTCCGCGCGCGCGGTGGTTCCGAACATCGTGATGTCGCGCGCGGGCGCGGACGCCTATCGGGCGTGA
- a CDS encoding SDR family NAD(P)-dependent oxidoreductase, whose protein sequence is MSGTPKILSGRVAVVTGASRGIGKGIAQELGAAGATVYVTGRTTTPGRLPGTVHDTAAEISELGGHGVAVVCDHRDDAAVEKLFDRVRDEQGRLDVLVNNVYNSPAAARWLGRKFWEVPAKAWDETFDVGVRSHYVASVLAAPLLIESAGLIVNVSSPGSQRYLHNAVYGVGKTALDRLTADFAHDLDGTGTTAVSIWPGIVDTELLQLVPADAQGRRQVTLPGEGTFDLAAAETPRFPGRAVVALAADPDRLARTGKAWKVADLAEAYGFTDVDGRVPRAD, encoded by the coding sequence ATGAGCGGAACACCCAAGATTCTCAGCGGCCGGGTCGCGGTCGTCACCGGCGCCAGCCGCGGTATCGGCAAGGGCATCGCCCAGGAACTGGGTGCGGCCGGGGCGACGGTGTACGTCACCGGGCGCACCACCACGCCCGGCAGACTCCCTGGCACGGTGCACGACACCGCCGCCGAGATCAGCGAGTTGGGCGGGCACGGCGTGGCAGTGGTCTGCGATCATCGCGACGACGCGGCGGTCGAGAAGCTGTTCGACCGGGTACGCGACGAGCAGGGCCGCCTCGATGTGCTGGTGAACAACGTCTACAACTCCCCCGCCGCCGCCCGCTGGCTCGGGCGCAAGTTCTGGGAGGTGCCGGCCAAGGCGTGGGACGAGACCTTCGATGTGGGCGTCCGCTCGCACTATGTGGCCAGTGTCCTGGCCGCGCCGCTGCTGATCGAGTCGGCGGGACTGATCGTCAACGTGTCCTCCCCCGGCTCCCAGCGGTACCTGCACAATGCCGTCTACGGCGTCGGCAAGACCGCGCTGGACCGGCTCACCGCGGACTTCGCGCACGACCTCGACGGCACCGGCACGACGGCGGTCTCCATCTGGCCGGGCATCGTCGACACCGAACTGCTGCAACTGGTTCCGGCCGACGCGCAAGGCCGTCGCCAGGTCACCCTGCCCGGTGAGGGCACCTTCGACCTCGCCGCCGCCGAGACCCCGCGCTTCCCCGGCCGCGCCGTGGTGGCGTTGGCGGCGGACCCGGATCGGCTGGCGCGTACCGGGAAAGCGTGGAAGGTCGCCGATCTGGCCGAGGCCTACGGCTTCACCGATGTCGACGGCCGGGTGCCGCGCGCCGACTGA
- a CDS encoding alpha/beta fold hydrolase — protein MELTHRFLATDGIRMHVAEQGQGYPVVFCHGFPHTSFIWHRQLAAVAGAGFRAIAPDLRGYGKTDAPEDVAAYTNEAVIGDLLALLDDIGAEKAVFVGLDFGAQLVWELSLRAPERVEAVVVLNNPFSPRPSRAPSAFWTKAAQRHFLHLSYFQEPGVADAELAANPRDFLARVYYSLSGDYHYLDTWQNPPGLGYLEVLPQAPALPWTWLGADEFDTLVADFERTGFTGGLNWYRNLDRNWELTAEFADATVGVPTYFLYGENDPDMEGFSGRDPLATLRANVTDLRAVEQVPGAGHLVHLERTEVVDAFLLAALGELAPSIAGTQRARS, from the coding sequence GTGGAACTGACCCATCGATTCCTGGCCACGGACGGCATTCGCATGCACGTCGCCGAGCAGGGGCAGGGGTACCCGGTCGTCTTCTGTCACGGCTTCCCGCACACCTCGTTCATCTGGCACCGGCAGTTGGCGGCGGTGGCCGGAGCCGGGTTCCGGGCGATCGCGCCCGACCTGCGCGGGTACGGGAAGACCGACGCGCCCGAGGATGTCGCGGCCTACACCAACGAGGCCGTGATCGGCGATCTGCTGGCCCTGCTCGACGACATCGGCGCCGAGAAGGCCGTCTTCGTCGGTCTCGACTTCGGCGCCCAGCTGGTGTGGGAACTGTCGTTGCGTGCACCCGAACGCGTGGAAGCCGTTGTGGTGCTGAACAATCCGTTCTCACCGCGCCCGTCCCGCGCGCCCTCGGCGTTCTGGACCAAAGCGGCACAGCGACATTTCCTGCACCTGTCCTACTTCCAGGAGCCGGGCGTGGCCGATGCCGAGCTGGCCGCGAATCCCCGCGACTTCCTGGCGCGGGTCTACTACTCGCTCTCGGGCGACTACCACTACCTCGACACCTGGCAGAACCCGCCGGGCCTGGGCTACCTCGAGGTGCTCCCACAGGCCCCGGCCCTGCCGTGGACCTGGCTCGGTGCCGACGAATTCGACACCCTGGTCGCGGATTTCGAACGCACCGGCTTCACCGGCGGCCTGAACTGGTACCGCAATCTCGACCGGAACTGGGAACTCACCGCCGAGTTCGCCGACGCCACCGTGGGAGTGCCGACCTACTTCCTCTACGGCGAGAACGACCCCGACATGGAAGGCTTCAGCGGCCGCGATCCCCTCGCCACCCTGCGCGCCAACGTCACCGATCTGCGTGCGGTGGAGCAGGTCCCGGGCGCGGGCCACCTGGTGCACCTCGAACGCACCGAGGTCGTCGATGCCTTCCTGCTGGCGGCCCTCGGCGAGCTCGCGCCCTCGATCGCCGGAACTCAGCGCGCGCGGTCGTAG
- a CDS encoding dihydrofolate reductase family protein, translated as MTASSPRKVTANIVLTLDGRYHGPGGSTDMAAIVPYATTEVARDHLTHIWAEATTALLGRVNAEGFLGFWPTVAADDSADPRDRGYAKWLIDAEKVVLSATLTEAPWARTRVVNAPAADVVTELKTTGTGDILVNTSPTITKALLAADLLDRLYLLITPEIAGGGQRLFEDGLPSSHWILTHQQVGELGEIALVYDRAR; from the coding sequence ATGACAGCTTCGAGCCCCCGCAAGGTCACCGCCAATATCGTGCTCACTCTCGACGGCCGCTACCACGGTCCCGGTGGGTCCACCGATATGGCCGCGATCGTCCCCTACGCCACCACCGAGGTCGCGCGCGACCATCTCACCCACATCTGGGCGGAGGCGACGACGGCCCTACTCGGCCGCGTCAATGCCGAAGGGTTCCTCGGCTTCTGGCCGACGGTCGCCGCGGACGACAGCGCCGATCCGCGCGACCGCGGCTACGCGAAGTGGCTCATCGATGCCGAGAAGGTGGTCCTGTCGGCCACGCTGACCGAGGCGCCGTGGGCGCGGACCCGCGTGGTGAACGCCCCGGCCGCCGACGTGGTGACCGAACTGAAGACCACCGGCACCGGCGACATCCTCGTCAACACCAGCCCGACCATCACCAAGGCACTGCTCGCCGCGGACCTGCTCGACCGGCTGTATCTGCTGATCACCCCCGAGATCGCCGGAGGCGGGCAGCGGCTGTTCGAGGACGGTCTGCCCAGCTCGCACTGGATCCTCACCCATCAGCAGGTCGGCGAGCTGGGCGAGATCGCCCTGGTCTACGACCGCGCGCGCTGA